The following coding sequences are from one Streptomyces sp. NBC_00536 window:
- a CDS encoding MerR family transcriptional regulator gives MTQDTWSIGELAAGTGLPVKTVRYYSDSGLLPVASRSSGGHRRYGPEAWERIRLIRRLRALDTPIATITQVVTGERTLDELVSSELGAVRERLAELRWREATLKALDHCAGEERLRRLEMLSLVQRLPEAQHTLTGHWYRELSAAMPRRRLDIMIAMLAPEPPQDPTPVTALAYAELHLLIATPGFTRWTQDHGAEMRDGPAFYAEIDEAAALTAAALARGLPPGAGPVVDAFVSAHARARRESDTPAFRAYLHGLVSRSSAFDPRLERYWSLVGTVTGGRVLNMTVAHRWLTDGLYLSITGTGTGTGTAPGTPPSRTPLHTA, from the coding sequence GTGACGCAAGACACGTGGAGCATCGGTGAGCTCGCGGCCGGAACGGGCCTCCCCGTCAAGACGGTCCGCTACTACTCCGACAGCGGCCTGCTGCCCGTGGCCTCCCGTAGCAGCGGTGGCCATCGCCGCTACGGCCCCGAGGCGTGGGAGCGGATCCGGCTCATCAGACGCCTGCGCGCGCTGGACACCCCCATCGCGACCATCACCCAAGTGGTCACAGGCGAGCGCACGCTCGACGAGCTGGTGTCGTCCGAGCTCGGAGCAGTGCGGGAACGCCTGGCCGAACTGCGGTGGCGCGAGGCGACGCTCAAGGCCCTGGACCACTGTGCGGGGGAGGAGCGTCTGCGGCGGCTGGAGATGCTCTCACTGGTGCAGAGGCTACCGGAGGCGCAGCACACGCTCACCGGGCACTGGTACCGGGAGCTGTCCGCAGCCATGCCCCGACGCCGACTCGACATCATGATCGCCATGTTGGCCCCGGAGCCACCACAGGACCCCACCCCCGTCACGGCCCTGGCCTACGCCGAGCTGCATCTGCTCATCGCCACGCCCGGCTTCACCCGCTGGACCCAGGACCACGGCGCGGAGATGCGCGACGGCCCGGCCTTCTACGCGGAGATCGACGAAGCCGCGGCCCTGACGGCCGCCGCCCTCGCCCGGGGGCTGCCGCCCGGGGCGGGACCCGTGGTGGACGCGTTCGTGTCGGCCCACGCCCGAGCCCGCCGGGAGTCGGACACCCCTGCCTTCCGCGCCTACCTGCACGGGCTGGTGTCACGGTCGTCGGCTTTCGATCCCCGCCTGGAACGGTACTGGTCCCTGGTCGGCACCGTCACGGGCGGCCGCGTGCTGAACATGACGGTGGCTCATCGATGGCTGACTGACGGCCTGTATCTCTCGATCACCGGCACCGGCACCGGCACCGGCACCGCCCCCGGCACCCCGCCGTCCCGGACGCCTCTTCACACGGCATGA
- a CDS encoding DJ-1/PfpI family protein, which yields MQVAVVTFDGFNELDSFIASALINRCRKDGLEAFITTPVPVITSMNGVEVTGQRPMEFVTEADVVLIGSGVKTRDVVADDRMLAMLRLEPSRQLIGSQCSGALVLARLGLLAGMPASTDMTSRPYVEACDVTVLDAPFHAEGNIATAGGCLASQYLAAWVITRTLGEDAARGAIGYAAPVGEVHETVGRVMGALHAGEVALS from the coding sequence ATGCAGGTAGCCGTGGTCACCTTCGACGGGTTCAACGAGCTTGACAGTTTCATCGCCTCAGCGTTGATCAACCGGTGTCGCAAAGACGGCCTGGAGGCCTTCATCACCACACCCGTGCCCGTGATCACGTCGATGAACGGAGTCGAGGTGACCGGGCAGCGTCCGATGGAGTTCGTCACCGAGGCTGACGTTGTGCTGATCGGCAGCGGGGTGAAGACGCGCGACGTGGTCGCCGATGACCGTATGCTCGCCATGCTGCGGCTCGAGCCGTCGCGGCAGCTGATCGGTTCTCAGTGCTCCGGCGCGCTGGTACTTGCGCGACTCGGGTTGCTGGCTGGGATGCCGGCCAGTACGGATATGACGAGCCGGCCCTATGTCGAGGCCTGCGATGTCACTGTGCTGGACGCACCGTTCCATGCGGAGGGGAACATCGCTACGGCGGGCGGCTGCCTGGCATCGCAGTATCTTGCCGCGTGGGTGATCACCCGGACGCTCGGGGAGGATGCCGCGCGCGGCGCTATCGGCTACGCGGCTCCGGTCGGCGAAGTCCATGAGACTGTCGGGCGCGTGATGGGTGCCCTCCACGCAGGCGAGGTCGCACTGAGCTGA